A genome region from Rubidibacter lacunae KORDI 51-2 includes the following:
- a CDS encoding ATP-dependent Clp protease proteolytic subunit, with amino-acid sequence MPIGVPRVPYRLPGQPYSDWVNIYDRLYRERIIFIGRGINDSLANQVVAVMLYLDSEDPGKPIYLYINSPGGSVTAGMAIYDTMQHIKSEVVTICVGTAASMGAFLLAAGTPGKRLALPHSRIMIHQPMGGVQGSRQASDIEIEAREILRIRQQLNELLGHHTGKPVEKIAKDTDRDYFMSAEEAREYGLIDRVIEDRMAA; translated from the coding sequence ATGCCTATTGGTGTTCCCCGCGTTCCCTACCGCTTGCCCGGCCAGCCCTATTCGGACTGGGTCAATATTTACGATCGCCTTTACCGCGAACGAATTATTTTCATCGGGCGCGGCATTAACGACAGCCTGGCCAATCAGGTGGTTGCCGTCATGCTCTACCTTGATTCGGAAGACCCCGGCAAGCCAATCTACCTGTACATCAACTCCCCGGGCGGTTCTGTCACGGCGGGCATGGCCATCTACGACACCATGCAACACATCAAGTCAGAAGTCGTCACGATCTGTGTCGGTACGGCAGCCTCAATGGGAGCGTTCTTACTCGCAGCTGGCACACCTGGCAAACGCCTGGCTCTTCCGCACTCGCGGATCATGATCCACCAACCAATGGGTGGGGTACAGGGCAGCAGACAAGCTTCGGACATCGAAATCGAGGCCCGCGAAATTCTTCGCATTCGTCAACAGCTCAACGAGCTGCTAGGCCATCACACTGGAAAGCCCGTGGAGAAAATTGCCAAGGACACCGATCGCGACTACTTCATGTCTGCTGAAGAAGCACGGGAGTACGGATTGATCGATCGCGTGATCGAAGATCGCATGGCGGCTTAA